The following coding sequences are from one Salinicoccus sp. Bachu38 window:
- a CDS encoding NAD-dependent epimerase/dehydratase family protein, which produces MNILITGANGFIAKNLIADLSHRGEHTITRVTRDTSKENLINACKKADFVYHLAGVNRPKNTNEFIDGNINFTRDLVSILKDSDTPPPILITSSIQAENDTPYGKSKKSAEDMIFSYGAHTGARILVYRLPNVFGKWCKPNYNSVVATFCNNITHNKPVQVNNIETQLSLVYIEDVIKEFKSSLYNQENRKGDFCKIEPIYQVKLGDIVDLLRSFKKIRESHLVPDMNEEFTKKLYSTYLSYLPKNEFKYDLEMNVDERGSFTEFLKTEDRGQVSVNISKPGIVKGNHWHHTKNEKFLVVSGKGIIRLRNIYENEILEYHVTGEYLEVVDIPPGYTHNIENLGNEDMITIMWANELYDVDKPDTFHEEV; this is translated from the coding sequence ATGAATATTTTAATTACAGGAGCAAATGGGTTCATAGCAAAGAATCTTATAGCTGATTTAAGCCATAGAGGAGAACACACTATTACTAGAGTAACTCGAGATACTAGTAAAGAAAATTTAATAAATGCATGTAAGAAGGCAGATTTTGTATATCATCTTGCAGGAGTAAATAGACCTAAAAATACGAATGAATTTATAGATGGAAATATTAACTTTACACGTGATTTAGTTTCCATTTTAAAAGATTCTGATACGCCTCCTCCCATACTCATTACATCCTCAATACAAGCTGAAAATGACACACCTTATGGAAAAAGCAAAAAGTCTGCAGAAGATATGATTTTTTCCTACGGAGCACACACCGGAGCTAGAATCTTGGTATATAGATTGCCGAATGTTTTTGGTAAATGGTGTAAACCAAATTATAATAGCGTAGTAGCAACATTTTGTAATAATATAACACATAATAAACCGGTACAAGTCAATAATATAGAGACTCAACTAAGTCTAGTTTATATTGAAGATGTTATTAAAGAATTTAAAAGTAGCTTATATAACCAAGAAAATAGAAAAGGTGACTTTTGTAAAATTGAACCAATATACCAAGTGAAGCTGGGAGATATTGTGGATTTGTTGCGTTCTTTTAAAAAAATTAGAGAAAGTCATTTGGTTCCCGATATGAATGAGGAGTTCACAAAAAAATTATATAGTACATATTTAAGTTATTTACCGAAGAATGAATTTAAATATGATTTGGAAATGAATGTTGATGAGAGAGGGTCTTTCACTGAATTTCTTAAAACAGAGGACAGAGGACAAGTATCTGTAAATATATCTAAACCGGGGATTGTTAAAGGAAACCATTGGCATCATACCAAAAATGAGAAATTTTTAGTAGTAAGTGGCAAAGGGATTATAAGATTGAGAAATATATATGAAAATGAAATTTTAGAATATCATGTAACGGGGGAGTATTTAGAAGTCGTTGATATACCACCAGGTTACACGCATAATATTGAAAATTTAGGTAATGAAGATATGATTACTATTATGTGGGCAAACGAACTTTATGATGTGGATAAACCTGATACATTTCATGAGGAGGTTTAA
- the wecB gene encoding non-hydrolyzing UDP-N-acetylglucosamine 2-epimerase, whose product MEKLKVMTVIGTRPEIIRLSAVINRLEDSEAIDHVLVHTGQNYDYSLNEVFFNDFNLREPDYFLEAATHSAIETIGNILIKIDSLIDEINPDAFLILGDTNSCLSAVAAKRKKVPIFHMEAGNRCFDQRVPEETNRKIVDHIADINLTYSDIAREYLLKEGLPADQIIKTGSPMLEVLNSRRDDIENSDILKELGLEKNKYFVVSAHREENISSETNFTNLVDSLNSISEKYQYPIIISTHPRTKNKLNEKGIVFNTNIRTIEPLGFNDYIKLQKESKVVLSDSGTISEEASILGLKAINIREAHERPEAMEEASAMLVGLNKERILQGISILENSNHKKNLLVSDYNKPNVSEKVLKIIISYTDYIKRNVWKV is encoded by the coding sequence ATGGAAAAACTAAAAGTAATGACAGTTATTGGTACACGACCAGAAATCATTAGATTATCAGCAGTAATTAATCGTTTGGAAGATTCTGAGGCTATTGACCACGTGTTAGTACACACAGGTCAAAATTACGATTATTCATTAAATGAAGTGTTTTTTAATGATTTCAATTTAAGAGAACCAGATTATTTCCTTGAGGCTGCAACACACTCAGCTATTGAAACTATTGGAAATATTTTAATAAAAATTGATAGTCTAATTGATGAAATAAATCCAGATGCATTTTTGATACTGGGTGATACTAATAGTTGTTTATCTGCAGTGGCTGCAAAACGTAAAAAGGTTCCTATTTTCCATATGGAAGCAGGAAATAGATGTTTTGATCAAAGAGTACCAGAAGAGACTAATAGAAAAATAGTAGACCATATTGCGGATATAAATTTGACTTATAGTGATATTGCTAGAGAATACTTACTTAAAGAAGGATTACCTGCAGATCAAATTATAAAAACTGGAAGCCCAATGTTAGAAGTTCTTAATTCAAGAAGAGATGATATTGAAAACTCTGATATTTTGAAAGAATTAGGTCTTGAAAAAAATAAATATTTTGTAGTCTCAGCCCATAGAGAAGAAAATATAAGTTCTGAAACAAATTTCACTAATCTAGTTGATAGTTTGAATTCAATTTCTGAAAAATATCAATATCCGATTATTATCAGCACTCACCCAAGAACAAAAAATAAGTTAAATGAAAAAGGCATTGTTTTTAATACAAATATAAGAACTATAGAGCCTTTAGGGTTTAATGATTATATTAAATTACAAAAAGAATCTAAGGTTGTATTGAGTGATAGTGGTACGATTAGTGAGGAAGCTTCAATTCTAGGTTTGAAGGCAATAAATATTAGAGAAGCTCATGAGCGACCTGAAGCTATGGAGGAAGCTAGTGCTATGTTAGTTGGTTTAAATAAAGAAAGAATCCTACAAGGCATAAGTATATTAGAAAATTCAAATCACAAAAAAAACTTATTAGTGAGCGATTACAATAAACCGAATGTAAGTGAGAAGGTTCTCAAGATAATTATATCCTATACCGACTATATTAAGAGAAATGTTTGGAAAGTATAG
- a CDS encoding lipopolysaccharide biosynthesis protein, whose translation MRDILRVSGGNVLFLALSIIMTLFLPFILSVEDFGYWQLFYFYSSFSGLLMFGFNDGIHLRFAGVSENELKNIPVGNYFIFNLLFAGILTILFLIVIMIIDIDTQRKIVFFSLGIYLWLFNINSFFNHVYLITMQFKKYSFLKYAQRLLFLILLIVNILTINIFNYKSVIFLYGGAICLLILLNIYLNYSILFKHKYGTTIKDIVTNFKRGLPLTIAAIISMLLVGYPRIIVDNNFSIEIFSVYSLASSMLSMLITVILSISTVLYPKLKKKSKNDIGIIMHKATSIIAPVLIISFLSYFVFVIIIRNFLQQYISILDFIHFIMPLVYFQALFNIIIVNLFKIYDLEKNLFITNSMGLIFNILITYFVFSIYESLEVIALVSTITYGIFFLVSLVYVSNLTQWDYKKHHLWADYIYMVIFIIAIELFHEYITFVVILISTIIYALYILIIKKYYLLFIGGRE comes from the coding sequence ATGAGAGATATTCTAAGAGTGAGCGGGGGAAATGTACTTTTTTTAGCTCTAAGTATTATAATGACTTTATTTCTTCCATTTATATTGTCAGTAGAAGATTTTGGTTATTGGCAACTATTTTATTTTTATAGCAGTTTCTCGGGGTTATTAATGTTTGGCTTTAATGATGGAATTCACTTGAGATTTGCTGGAGTATCAGAAAATGAACTTAAAAACATACCGGTTGGCAACTATTTTATCTTTAACTTACTATTTGCGGGGATATTAACAATATTATTCTTAATAGTTATTATGATAATAGATATAGATACGCAAAGGAAGATAGTTTTTTTTTCTTTAGGTATATATTTATGGCTCTTTAATATAAATAGCTTCTTTAACCATGTATACTTGATAACTATGCAATTCAAAAAATATTCTTTTTTGAAATATGCACAAAGGTTACTTTTTTTAATACTCTTAATAGTTAATATTTTAACCATAAATATTTTTAATTATAAGAGTGTAATCTTTTTGTATGGAGGTGCTATATGCCTTTTAATACTTCTAAATATATATTTAAACTATAGTATATTATTTAAGCATAAGTATGGGACAACTATTAAAGATATAGTAACAAATTTTAAAAGAGGGTTACCACTAACAATAGCTGCAATCATTTCAATGTTACTTGTCGGTTACCCACGAATTATTGTAGATAATAATTTTTCAATAGAGATTTTCTCTGTTTATTCACTTGCTTCGAGTATGCTCTCAATGCTGATAACAGTAATATTATCAATATCAACTGTTTTATATCCAAAGTTAAAAAAGAAGTCTAAAAATGACATAGGTATAATCATGCATAAAGCAACGAGTATAATAGCTCCAGTATTAATAATAAGTTTTTTAAGCTATTTTGTCTTTGTTATTATAATAAGAAATTTTTTACAACAATATATTTCTATATTAGATTTTATACATTTTATTATGCCTTTAGTTTATTTTCAGGCATTATTCAATATTATCATCGTGAATTTATTTAAAATATATGATCTTGAAAAGAATTTATTTATCACCAATAGTATGGGACTTATATTTAATATATTAATTACCTATTTTGTTTTTAGCATATATGAAAGTTTAGAAGTAATCGCGTTAGTATCTACTATAACATATGGTATATTTTTTTTAGTATCCTTAGTTTATGTATCCAATCTTACTCAATGGGATTATAAAAAACATCATTTATGGGCTGATTATATATATATGGTGATTTTCATAATAGCTATAGAATTATTCCATGAATATATCACTTTTGTAGTAATACTTATAAGTACTATTATTTATGCGTTATATATCCTAATTATAAAAAAATACTATTTATTATTCATAGGAGGTAGAGAATGA
- a CDS encoding O-antigen ligase family protein, translated as MDNILREKGYINLNLYMILPFGAIVLLPSQYSSLFRFNTPVGELRIDFIFLLIVLVSMIFLSLKKIYISPFRLLSSLIILNTLFLIINLASIFVNGFTLEMLRYVIYIFIISFGMIILVGISWKKVDYHKVIIYSIYFSTIVCMIAILEFFNVFRFYSDLYLEDNVWFSYYEGSSNIRVTSSIGNPLVLSAFLLLMVNVILYVKEISAKKVFWYSILLIHFLTILATQSRSAFICLLIILGYHYFLDIKKNLTVIFAIIISTSTFLVILDYLQADQNFINRLLFKEQSASFNIRYEAYLIAAEMLKDIEIISFGVGPNRVNSILDTINTRVQTLDNVFLMTFISTGIFGLLIFTLIFIFIWMKLHNVTYRLKLFGRGLVITMVVMGFSFNITYFSAIWGVFWFYIGIIIMLNSAEKEKVIH; from the coding sequence ATGGATAATATATTACGAGAAAAAGGGTATATAAATTTAAATTTATATATGATTCTTCCTTTTGGAGCAATTGTATTATTACCTAGTCAATACTCTAGTCTTTTTAGATTTAATACACCTGTGGGTGAATTAAGAATCGATTTTATTTTTTTACTCATAGTATTAGTGAGTATGATTTTTTTGAGCTTAAAGAAAATCTATATCTCACCTTTTAGGTTACTATCGTCTCTAATCATATTAAATACTTTATTCCTAATAATTAATTTGGCATCAATATTTGTAAACGGATTTACTTTAGAAATGTTAAGGTATGTGATTTACATATTTATAATTAGTTTTGGAATGATTATATTAGTAGGAATAAGTTGGAAAAAGGTTGATTATCATAAAGTAATAATTTATTCAATATATTTTTCGACTATTGTATGTATGATTGCAATTCTAGAATTTTTCAATGTATTTAGATTTTATAGTGACTTATACTTGGAAGATAATGTTTGGTTCAGTTACTATGAAGGGTCAAGTAATATAAGAGTTACTTCATCTATAGGTAATCCTTTAGTGTTATCAGCTTTTTTGTTACTTATGGTAAATGTAATTTTATATGTAAAAGAAATTTCTGCAAAAAAAGTATTTTGGTATAGTATTCTTCTAATACATTTTCTAACCATATTAGCTACTCAATCGAGATCTGCTTTCATATGTTTACTTATAATTTTAGGCTACCATTATTTTCTAGATATAAAGAAAAATTTAACAGTAATTTTTGCTATAATAATATCTACAAGCACCTTCTTGGTAATATTAGATTATTTACAAGCAGATCAAAACTTTATAAATAGATTGTTATTTAAAGAACAGTCTGCAAGTTTTAATATTAGATATGAAGCTTATCTTATAGCAGCTGAGATGTTAAAAGATATAGAAATAATTTCTTTTGGAGTAGGGCCTAATAGGGTGAATTCTATTCTGGATACAATCAATACCAGAGTTCAGACCTTGGACAATGTGTTTTTGATGACATTTATCAGTACAGGAATATTTGGTTTGTTAATCTTTACCTTAATCTTTATCTTTATATGGATGAAACTTCATAATGTGACTTACCGCCTTAAACTATTTGGAAGAGGGCTAGTTATTACTATGGTTGTAATGGGATTTTCATTTAATATCACTTATTTTTCTGCTATTTGGGGAGTGTTTTGGTTTTATATAGGAATAATAATAATGTTAAATAGTGCTGAAAAAGAAAAGGTTATTCACTAA
- a CDS encoding glycosyltransferase, which translates to MRDIFSWDISLYLKKYHNTEYIIDIADNYPEVFKSRFRSKTLSNFLAYFYNLSEKIAVKNSRFVFVVTDYSKNLLIKKHKLKPESISILNNYPQRSDVLTPKSCLKPINVSSKPSLVYVGTVDQKVRNLDDVLSYIKDTDIELNIYSYNKETIEKMVDIHQVKDNVKIHEPVKRSNLIKSIRKYDIGIIPHKLILGTEYTVPNKLYDYIHSEVPILATKNKAMTREIQNLGVGRTYNNKKTFYHELYYLINNKDKYLNHICQVKHECVWEKQNDVIKGRLL; encoded by the coding sequence ATGAGAGATATTTTTTCATGGGATATTTCATTATATTTAAAAAAATATCATAATACGGAATACATAATCGATATAGCTGATAATTACCCTGAAGTTTTTAAGTCTAGATTCAGAAGTAAAACACTATCTAATTTTTTGGCATATTTTTATAATTTGAGCGAAAAAATTGCTGTAAAAAATTCCAGATTTGTTTTTGTGGTTACTGACTATAGTAAAAATCTTTTAATCAAAAAACATAAATTAAAACCAGAAAGTATTTCTATTTTAAACAATTATCCTCAGAGAAGTGATGTGCTTACTCCCAAATCATGTTTGAAACCAATCAATGTTTCTTCGAAACCAAGTCTCGTTTATGTTGGGACTGTTGATCAAAAAGTAAGGAACTTAGATGATGTCCTATCATATATTAAGGATACGGATATCGAATTGAATATATACTCTTACAATAAAGAAACCATTGAAAAAATGGTAGACATACATCAAGTTAAAGACAATGTTAAAATCCATGAACCAGTTAAGAGGTCTAATCTTATTAAATCAATTAGAAAATATGATATAGGAATCATTCCACATAAGCTAATATTAGGGACAGAATATACTGTACCTAATAAATTATATGACTATATTCATAGTGAAGTGCCTATATTAGCAACAAAAAATAAGGCTATGACACGGGAGATTCAAAATCTTGGTGTAGGAAGAACCTATAACAACAAAAAAACATTTTATCATGAACTTTATTATTTAATAAATAATAAAGATAAGTACTTAAATCATATATGCCAAGTTAAGCATGAGTGTGTGTGGGAGAAACAAAATGATGTAATAAAGGGAAGGTTATTATAA
- a CDS encoding bi-domain-containing oxidoreductase, translating to MKQLLNSFGTGEVYLENISKPTIDKNKLLIKNHYSAVSVGTERMLVDFGKANYFQKARQQPEKVKEVINKVKTDGLNTTYNAVKSKLDQPIPLGYSSCGEVLAVGENCKDFEVGDFVISNGAHAEVVAVNKNLVANVPGGVSLEQAAFTVISTIPLQGIRLLQVDIGETVVVTGLGLMGLIASQILMANGCKVIATDFDSNKVEIAKSFGVDAIDLNSGMDIVDYVKQQTGGFGSDKVLITASTKSNDPIMQAAEMVRKRGKIVLVGVVGLDIDRTPFYEKEVTFQVSSSYGPGRYDSQYEEGGIDYPYGYVRWTENRNFQAILDLLKTNRISFDRLITHRFRFEEADKAYEELSNTSNVIGGLFEYDHSSVETEDIVDISSNKVNPKSHVTIGMIGAGNYSNQTLLPKIDNKFRKKIIASSGGMSSTVVGKKHGFESATTNVDNIMNDDEINTVIVTTRHNSHYKYVKEAMENNKSVFVEKPLALTHEEIDDLVQVYNGHHVMVGFNRRYSPLVEKMKELFSSTLSAKFININVNAGQIPKDHWSQDHKVGGGRLIGEACHFVDLAKFLADSKILNHKILSMYDRDENFDTFSIILKFEDGSLANINYYANGSKSFPKEHVHVSCEDKILEIDNFKVLRGFGFNKFKKMKSANQDKGHEKCINEFLKSTKTNQSLIPFEDIVEVSRVSIDLDAKMRN from the coding sequence ATGAAACAATTGCTCAATTCTTTTGGAACTGGCGAAGTTTATTTGGAAAACATCTCTAAACCAACCATTGACAAAAATAAACTCTTAATAAAAAATCATTACAGTGCAGTTTCCGTAGGGACAGAACGAATGTTAGTAGACTTTGGAAAAGCAAATTACTTTCAAAAAGCTAGACAGCAACCAGAAAAAGTGAAAGAAGTTATCAATAAAGTGAAAACAGATGGGCTAAATACAACTTATAATGCAGTTAAATCTAAACTTGATCAGCCTATTCCATTAGGTTATAGTTCTTGCGGTGAAGTGTTGGCAGTTGGTGAAAACTGCAAAGACTTCGAAGTTGGTGATTTTGTGATTTCCAACGGTGCGCATGCTGAAGTTGTTGCTGTAAATAAGAATCTTGTAGCAAATGTACCTGGCGGGGTTAGTCTGGAACAAGCCGCTTTCACAGTTATTTCTACAATACCACTTCAAGGAATAAGGTTACTCCAAGTAGATATAGGAGAAACAGTGGTGGTAACAGGATTAGGACTAATGGGATTAATAGCTTCACAAATCCTTATGGCTAACGGTTGTAAAGTAATCGCTACAGATTTTGACTCTAATAAAGTTGAAATTGCTAAAAGTTTTGGTGTTGATGCTATTGATTTGAATAGTGGGATGGATATTGTTGATTATGTTAAACAGCAGACTGGTGGTTTTGGATCAGATAAAGTACTTATAACAGCCTCAACAAAAAGTAACGATCCTATTATGCAAGCAGCTGAAATGGTACGAAAAAGAGGTAAAATTGTACTTGTTGGAGTGGTTGGCCTTGATATTGATAGAACTCCATTTTATGAAAAAGAAGTCACTTTTCAAGTTTCATCCTCCTATGGGCCAGGCAGATATGATTCTCAATATGAGGAAGGTGGGATTGATTACCCCTATGGCTATGTAAGATGGACAGAGAATAGAAACTTCCAGGCAATATTGGATCTGTTGAAAACAAATCGTATATCATTTGATAGGTTGATTACTCATAGATTTCGATTTGAGGAAGCTGACAAAGCATATGAGGAACTGAGTAATACAAGTAATGTCATTGGAGGTCTATTTGAGTATGATCACTCTTCAGTTGAAACTGAAGACATAGTTGATATTTCTTCTAATAAAGTCAATCCTAAATCTCACGTTACTATAGGAATGATAGGGGCAGGCAATTACTCTAATCAAACGCTTCTTCCAAAAATAGACAATAAATTTAGAAAGAAAATTATTGCAAGTTCAGGAGGGATGAGTTCTACTGTAGTTGGAAAAAAACATGGATTTGAATCTGCGACCACAAATGTTGATAATATTATGAATGATGACGAAATCAATACAGTGATTGTTACAACGAGACATAACTCTCATTACAAGTATGTAAAAGAGGCTATGGAAAATAATAAATCTGTATTTGTTGAGAAGCCATTGGCTCTAACTCATGAAGAAATAGATGATTTGGTACAAGTTTATAATGGTCATCATGTGATGGTAGGCTTTAATCGTAGATACTCCCCTTTAGTTGAAAAAATGAAAGAACTATTTTCTTCAACCTTATCTGCAAAATTTATTAATATTAATGTTAATGCTGGGCAAATTCCTAAAGATCACTGGTCACAAGATCATAAAGTGGGCGGTGGGCGTTTAATTGGGGAAGCATGTCACTTTGTGGACCTAGCCAAATTTCTTGCAGACTCAAAAATCTTAAATCACAAGATTTTAAGTATGTATGACAGAGATGAAAACTTTGACACTTTTTCTATTATTCTCAAGTTTGAAGATGGATCACTAGCAAATATAAATTATTATGCAAATGGGAGTAAATCATTTCCTAAAGAACATGTACATGTAAGTTGTGAAGACAAGATATTGGAAATAGATAATTTCAAAGTTTTACGTGGATTTGGCTTTAATAAGTTTAAAAAAATGAAGTCTGCTAATCAGGATAAAGGGCATGAAAAATGCATTAATGAATTTCTTAAGAGTACTAAAACAAACCAATCTCTTATACCGTTCGAAGATATTGTTGAAGTTTCAAGAGTTTCAATTGATTTAGACGCAAAGATGAGGAATTAA
- a CDS encoding alginate lyase family protein — translation MNIELVKNMGMRWLIYRSQYEVKKKFGYLKKTYPSKHLEDINIGYNIGKKTIRDRILSNFSELSKVDQLKPEDIFRLKVRADRIVEDKFHYFNDLENTYSYVAWNYSPKTRSHAPKDYHWSEISDFNSEFGDIKWIWELSRFTFTYDLARAYLYTGKDGYAEKFWRLFEDFIENNPLETGVNYKCSQEMSFRVNAWLFALYHFIDHPSSTEKRVINMVKSIAHYGNHIHKHINFSVEAVKNNHSISEATTLVVIGNTLDFLPNSNKLFRKGSKILKKEINWQIKSDGSFIQHSHNYHRLVLQNISWYLTSMKSVNKYISQTIVKKANLSIDYFMNVISAKGEVPNYGMNDGSYIMPLTERGYNDYRPVLQCLNYQLNNTLLFRDTSVNEILNLFNRTVSVEETDTKEHEPKDVAINHEGGYHTLKHGDFKVHVKSKSYKDRPAQADMNHVEIWWREQCIFCDAGTYSYNDNMGIINYFNGTPSHNTVLINDESQMKKGARFIWYNWSKSKKPEVKRKASEVRIEVELRNYGKYRHKRSVTIGYNEVVIIDQIVAPSDKDIADFKLQWLTELDVKVKENQLKLGEDEWKMTFASDNGGELITYYGSEEPFRGWVSSTYGEKHAANQIIYHTKTSNRSYNIKTILSKTEKV, via the coding sequence ATGAATATTGAATTGGTGAAAAATATGGGGATGAGATGGCTTATTTATCGATCACAGTATGAAGTGAAGAAAAAATTTGGCTATCTAAAAAAAACGTATCCATCTAAGCATCTTGAAGATATTAATATAGGCTATAATATAGGAAAAAAAACTATAAGAGATAGAATCTTAAGTAATTTTTCAGAGTTGAGCAAAGTTGACCAATTAAAACCTGAAGATATATTCAGGTTAAAAGTAAGAGCTGATAGGATAGTTGAGGACAAATTTCATTACTTTAATGATTTGGAAAACACTTATTCCTACGTAGCATGGAATTATTCGCCTAAGACAAGAAGTCACGCTCCTAAAGATTATCATTGGAGTGAAATTTCTGACTTTAATAGTGAGTTTGGAGATATAAAGTGGATTTGGGAATTGAGTCGATTTACTTTTACTTATGATTTGGCAAGAGCATATCTCTATACTGGGAAAGATGGATATGCTGAAAAATTTTGGAGACTTTTTGAAGACTTCATTGAAAATAATCCTCTCGAAACAGGGGTGAACTACAAATGTAGTCAAGAAATGTCTTTTAGAGTTAACGCATGGCTATTTGCTCTATATCATTTTATAGATCACCCATCTTCTACAGAAAAGAGAGTGATAAATATGGTAAAATCAATAGCTCATTATGGTAATCATATCCACAAGCACATTAATTTTTCGGTTGAGGCTGTGAAAAATAACCATAGTATCTCTGAAGCGACGACTTTAGTAGTTATAGGCAATACATTGGATTTTCTTCCAAACAGTAATAAACTCTTTAGAAAAGGTTCGAAAATATTAAAAAAGGAAATCAATTGGCAGATCAAAAGTGATGGAAGCTTTATTCAGCATTCTCATAATTATCATAGGCTCGTTTTACAAAATATTTCTTGGTACTTGACGAGTATGAAGAGCGTGAATAAATATATCTCACAGACTATAGTAAAAAAAGCGAATCTTTCAATCGACTACTTTATGAATGTGATTTCAGCTAAAGGGGAAGTTCCAAATTATGGGATGAATGATGGATCATATATAATGCCCTTGACTGAAAGAGGATATAATGATTATCGTCCAGTTCTTCAATGCTTGAACTATCAATTAAACAACACATTGTTATTTAGAGACACCTCTGTAAATGAAATTCTAAATCTGTTCAACAGGACAGTAAGTGTTGAGGAGACTGATACTAAGGAGCATGAACCCAAGGATGTCGCAATCAATCATGAGGGGGGTTATCACACCTTAAAACATGGTGATTTTAAAGTTCATGTAAAGTCGAAAAGTTATAAAGATCGACCAGCACAAGCGGATATGAATCATGTAGAGATATGGTGGAGAGAGCAATGTATTTTTTGTGATGCAGGGACCTACAGTTATAATGACAACATGGGTATTATCAATTACTTTAACGGCACCCCATCACATAATACAGTTTTAATTAATGATGAGAGTCAGATGAAAAAAGGCGCGCGTTTTATTTGGTATAATTGGTCAAAATCAAAAAAGCCAGAAGTTAAACGAAAAGCCAGTGAAGTTAGAATAGAAGTCGAGCTGCGTAATTATGGGAAATACCGTCATAAGCGATCAGTTACAATTGGATACAATGAAGTGGTAATAATTGACCAAATTGTAGCACCCTCTGATAAGGATATAGCTGATTTTAAACTGCAATGGCTGACAGAACTAGATGTAAAGGTTAAAGAGAACCAGCTTAAATTGGGCGAGGATGAATGGAAAATGACTTTTGCCTCTGATAATGGTGGTGAATTAATCACCTATTATGGTAGTGAAGAACCCTTTAGAGGATGGGTTTCTTCCACATATGGAGAAAAACATGCAGCTAATCAGATAATCTATCACACGAAAACAAGTAACCGCAGCTATAATATTAAGACTATTTTAAGCAAAACAGAAAAGGTGTAA